A window of Punica granatum isolate Tunisia-2019 chromosome 8, ASM765513v2, whole genome shotgun sequence genomic DNA:
TTTTAAATAAAGTAGAAATGATATTTTTGGAGCTTAAATGTtgagaaataataaaaggagTAAAAATGTTGAATAAaattgtatatgtatataaaattaatatagatATGTTTATTATTAAGTTTCAAGAGACAAGCTTATTAATTAAAACGTATATTAAAAAAGACATGGgctaatatataagaaaaattacatGCGTTATTCTTAAAAagattataattgaaaataaatttgaagTGATATAAACGTATGATTTTTAAAGTTTGAGGGGCATTTCATTTGATATAttctttaaaatatatacttGACGTTTTATGTTTTCCACTTGTAGTCCTTGTACTGTAAGGTCctttagttttatttcttttcctatGTACATCCATTTTCTGTAATTAATGAAGATTACCAAGTTGTGACGTGTATTCAGTGATTGCGATAATTTTCTCGAGCTTTTGGGATGTGTTGATTCGGATTTGAAGAGACAGACTGCAAATGTCATTATGCGGACTTAATCGGATTGGGGTCCAAATAATAGAAGAAGACCCAAGACTTTCATGGATTAGGCCCAATTGAAGAGAGCCCAGCAATGAGGAGCTTAATCGAgagcaatatatatgtgtgtgcgcgTGCGCGCGCTTGGACATGCACATTCAACAGAGGTGGAGGATTTATTTTCTATGGCAGCAGGTATTCTCGTGTTATCTCGTGTTACGTTTGATTTTAGGAAGTCGAATGAGTCGGATATTCCTccgattttatttaatatcttATCTTTTGGTAATTTAGGTAGGTTAGATAGTTTATTTCCTATTCGAATATCATTTTGATATCGTATTTTATAAGTGTATCTGATTTAGATAGATTTTTTAGGGTTTCATGTAAACGTATATAAATACGTGATTCGAAGTTTATTGTCTTCGGCACAACTATCAATCGCACTACATTTTTCTATCCTTCTTTTCTTCGCACATTTGCTTTCCCGCAATTTACTTTCTCACAATTTATCGTCATGCCTTAGTCATCGAACCAATCGATGCTAGCCATCAAACCGGTGCTAGCCATCGAATTAGTGTCTTAACGTTTTTAATGTGATCAACACTTCCCAATTCCATGTAGATTTGATTTCCCATGGTTCCTGGTAAAGTCTTGTGCAAGCATACGTGCGGGTGGCCTCGCCAAACGCTATGCATGTAAGAGGAATTTGAATGCATGACCTTGTAAGATTAGTCACGAGGTATATGCCCGTTTCATCCATTTTCACTAACCTTAGAGTGACCATTATTGTACATCACACGTAAACATGGACATTTCGTTTTCAACTTTTTCCTAATCCTAAATGCAGTTGCCATTAATTTCACCGgcgaaaaataataaagacaAACTAGTCtgaatttatttgaatttaatCGGATTTGAAGGGGAGGGTGGGAGTTTatggggaaaaaataaaattccaatATTTACTCGCCGGTCCCCTAAACTCTTGTCCctcttttttccacaatccgACCAAGGGTTTTGGTGATAATTATAACTACCCTTGAGAAAAGATTGTTCTGCAATAATTCCATAACTACCTTCTCTTTTACTTTATAGAACTTGATTGGTGAAATGAGAAAACTTCTACCACGGCCCCTGTAGATCAGTAGTAGTTTGTAGTAACTGCCGGATCAACTTTTTGTATTGTGAACTTTCTCAGAGTTTATATGTTAACGCGACGATTGAAAGAAAGTTAGAACCAAGTCTCTTAAATTAACCATACAAGCTTTGGTAAGATGAATGCAAATTTGTAtagatataaaattaaatctgCCAGGATATATCATAGAGATAAACGCCAGAATTTTTCTTGGGAAAAAAGCTCAATATCGGCAGGTGAATTAGCCCGTGAAAATGTTTTACGTGCAATGACTTCAAATTATCATGAATCATCACAATTTATATTACGAGAGATTCTCGTGGCTGATGTATGATGTACATTACGGTGTCTTGTACATATTTTAGATAGTTATACTTGATTAGGATACCTATTAATATTTCCTAGTTAGTAGCTACACTTTAAGGCATgtaaatttttgttttctttctcgGTCAAGGCACTGATGCCTATACTTTGTAATTCTCAGCAGATTAATGAATTGAGCTATTTGGTTCCAAAacgctcttttttttctcttttttttctgtgtGAACTCTAATTCCAAAATACTTTACTTTAAAAGACAAGCAGCTTCGATTATTTCCAAGGATAACAATGTAATGAGAGCGTTGCAAATACCTATTCCATTCCAAAACATGTAGCTAGGTAATAACCTGTTGACATATCAAATCCcactgcttttttttttgtttttttccctttatctAGCGCATAATATCAAACTTGTTGTCTATAGAAAATATTCATAGATGACACATTGCATAGGTAACCAAATGTTATTAACGAACCAACGCTCCCTACGGTCTTAACCTTCCCGGGCACGAGTATGTAACATTGCAGGCATCTGGCACGATCACGGCGTACTCATGCACGGGCTTGGCCAAGAATGCAGGCAAGTGAACAAGCAGATCGCACACACAGACAGAGTCAACCTCCCTTAACCATCGGCAACAGTCCGCCTCCACGGGAGTAGGAGCACGTCTCttgtggtggtggtggtggtgatggtggtggtggtggtgatggtgatggtggtgTTGCAAGTCATCCGACTCTTCTTCTTCCGATTCCGATGGTCCTGGAGGCGGCAAATCAGGGCCGGGAGGGGTGATGGGAGCTGGAGGAGGCACTAGGCTGTAAGGCAAGAACATGCACGCGTGGTTCACGAGGGCGAACTGGGAGGCACAGAGTGGGGTTGGAGGCAAAGGTGGTCGCGGTCGCCCAATCTGCCCGTCGATCTCTTGAGGGAGAAACACCATCAACACGTAAAGCACCAAAACCACAAGTTTATATCTCCCCATTGGACTAAGAACAAGCCAAGGAGGATGAATAGATTTTACTTAGTGAGCGATTTTTTCTATGCTTTGGAGGCAACTCATGTCCCCCATTTATATAACTGCGACAATGCACACACAAGTTTCttgcttttattttgtttaggCCTTAATTGGACATAGAAAGTGTGGCGACAAGCTCGTTGAATTCATTTGGAGAAGTTTAGGTTGTAATAGCTTAGTGTTCATTCCATTTGTGTGATGGAATTGTTAGGCAACTTACACGCAACTTCTCGTGCACAAAGAGGTCGTGGCTGTACTTCTTGTGCATTCGGTTTCTGCATTTATGTCAATACATGGGTTATAGCATGCACCATATCGAAGGAGGCAAGGGTTATTTTCTTCTAATCGGACAGGAACTCAAGTTGATCTACGACTTCTTACCCATCAATTCTAATCCCGTTGTGAATTGAACTTGTTAATTGAAGTTGTTTCAAGAGTACATAATGAGGTAAaccttaaaattaaatacttgGAACAGGCCCAATGGGACGGAACGTTTTCTGGATTGGGCCCATTTTGACCGATCATGGGCTGAAATTGGGCCTTCCTAGCGGTTGAACCGAGGATTAAGATTTTCTCACTTCAAGAAATAAAGCCTCCAGCATGAACACATGAGAGCATATCTCTTCTTGCATGATAATTTGATGTATTAAGCCTTCGCCTGTATTTTTCTTACAAATAAACGTACATTTCGACCATCGTAAAATTATAGATAATTTAACCGAAACTGCATGGGTAACGTAGGAAATCTCCCTTGTTACGAATAACTCTGACTTGGCATGAAAAACTCTCGAGacttgtttttcattttcacatCCTTTCCTTCCATTTTCGATGGACATTTTGCTTTTATTTAGACATTTGACGGTATACGAAGAACATGTGGCCTGAGTAGCTCATTGAGACATCCGAGTTGCATGGTCGTGGTGAATCCTAATTTGGCAGTGGATCATGGAGCTTTTTTGTAGCTTAGACCAAAATGTGACCATGAATTAATTCTTAGTCCGACACTTTTGTCCTAAAGTGTGTTCATTGTATTATCCATAAAAAGGAGGCCGACgttgacaatatatatatatatatataagtaaccAATATATTAGGTGTCGTATATAATCACATGCCAATAAAGATTTCCCAATTTAGTAGAGATTATTAGgaatattacaaaaaaaaaatctattattaACACAAATAGAATTTTTCATGTATCTTGTGACACTGTTATCcgtataaaattaattttataaagaaTTTATTTGGGAGCACGTGTCAATGCCCGATTGAATCACTTGTAAGACATGCAATAAAGACACATGTCTTTAGGAGAAGGAAACATAcgttcaatttctttttaaacaTGTTGTCAAAACCTCCAAAAACCTTATCTCATATTATCATGCAAATTCACTTAGTGGAGGGCAGTTTGTTGCTCACGTTCTATGACTACAAGCATTCTTATCTTCTCCTTGCCTGCAGATTATACCTAaactttgcctataaatagaaGAGGCTTCCATAGATTCGACACCCACTCAATCAAACACACGGAAGGCTCATTAACTTTTATCTTTGGTCCCTCATGGCCCCTATCTAGGAGTAGCAGTAATGTAGATAACTCCCAGTTCGTGGTGGCTAGGGCCTCACCCTCAATGGTTTGAACCAACGCTTGTTCGTGGCAGCAAGAATTCTGTCGTCAACAACTCAAGCAACCGACCCCGTGGTGGTAAGATGTGTCTTCAACGACTCGGGCTATCATACACCGGTGGCGGCCAAACTAGTCTTCAACGACATAGGTCTATCTAAGTTTGAATCATCAAGGAGGTTAGAGCTCGATCCCATGGCCATTTGTCCCCACTTCTGAACGCGGTACCGGTTTGTTCCTTCCTCGACGGTTCAAGCACCCTAAATCGGAGATCCTCAAACCTAAACTACATCGGCATAGCCATTCCATCCGGCTTAGGCCATCCTCGAAGATTCTTCGATTTGAATTTCgttatatttacatatactCGTGATACATTTTCTAAAAGTTGAATTGAGCTGAAAAAGCTTCTTTGTATTTCCTGTGTGTACATTAATAGGTCCAGCCATAAGGCTAACATAGAGAGAACAGCTATGATAGAAAAGAAATAATCTACGCTACCAAAAATAACATATACGCATTAATGCTATACTAATATACAAGATATATGTACATGATcccataatatatttaatacatTTATGTCTTAGTGAATGAAATTCTAACTTCGTTCATTGCATTAAAATCACAAgttgttcatatatatatattctcttcctctctccgAACAAAGTCCTCGATTTAGAGAAACGTGAAAGAACCCACAAGCATTTTAAgtggaaggaaaagaaattctCCAATTTTCCCGAAAAATCGGAAATTGCCTTTCTCCCTTCATCATTATCCGGAAACAGACACAACATCGCGTGATGTAACCGTTACACACAATGCCACGATATGAATATATGACATGTCTGGTACATTCGCATGAATGAATATTGATATAGATGTTACCCTAACCTCGACATGCACGTGTCACTCATTAATCGGTTGGATACTTAAGCTAGTGTGGGCTAGAGGGCAATGATAACATCAAAACTTTGTTGATCAATACCCCAATTAGGTGTTTCGGATGACCATATTCTAGTCTTTAAAAGAACAACAAAGATAGAACAGACCAAAAATTTCTGCTTCATTATTAATAGTGTGATAGAGATTATAAAAAGCCTTGAAAGTGATAATCACAAGATATAGTGCAGTTTGACAAATAATGATTTATGTGAGTGAACTCGACATGAAATGTGGATTCGCCTATAACCCATTTAGCTCATTAGGCTAAGCCTCCATCCCTGCTTTAATTAAGAGCTGACCATTTGTGGGATGAATATTTGTTACTCAAATTTATCATGATTTTTCTTGATGTAACAATCTTATCGATTATCCTCATCACATCACTATGACATAAGACCATTTATGATTTTCTTGTCTCAAGAGGGCTGCTCTAAACCTTTGCTTGAGGCTCCTGGATTTTCACTAGTAATTTGCTAACTTTCTatttataattcatataattattgTACATATCCATATAATGCAAAACCTCCGTTTACTTTTAGAAATTTTTCCGATTCTCTAAAAGATTTTCTTAACTATGAGAAAACCCATAAAATATAAGACTTCGTATcaactttcctaaaatttgTGAAAGGCTGTCCTCCAAACTCCAAgttgattattttattttattttttattttttttgttgcatttaactttctattttcatttttttattatatactcTAAATTTATAAATCGACGTCATTCTGGTCCTTCTTATTTCAGCAATTTCGCTACCCATGTGGtgttggattttctttttttacattcttttttccttgtttACACTATTTTTTTGGTGTTAAAGGATGCCCATTGTTTACATTTTTTGAACGGGATTTCTTGAAATACGTATGCAAATAATATCATATGCTCTtgagatattatttaaaatttacaaCTTACTTATTAATAATGtaagttaaattttttcgACCTTTTTGACTTAATAATATAACGCGCTATAACAATATCCTAAATATCTTAGttctaaaaagttaaaattggTCGGCATACGTGTGTGAACACGTTCGCACGAGTTTGACCTCGAATTCTGAAAGGGCACCCACCAGTGGGACTGGATTGTGATTTCCAGCCcgacaaatatatatagagtgaTTTAAACTACTTTTTATGAGAGCCTCTAATTCCTTCAATAATGAGTTTTCACGTAAGTATTTTTGGTAAACGTTTAGTTCCTGATCTATGAGTTATTCGCCAAAATGGACCCTCCCTAAAacattttaccaaaaaaattgaatctctctcCGAACTATTTACCATAATGCATTCtatgtttccttttttaatggaaaagaagaaaataaagaattagACAAATAGGaaaacaaataatttatttaaaaatacacCACATCTACTTCTTCAAC
This region includes:
- the LOC116189355 gene encoding protein naked cuticle homolog 2-like, which codes for MGRYKLVVLVLYVLMVFLPQEIDGQIGRPRPPLPPTPLCASQFALVNHACMFLPYSLVPPPAPITPPGPDLPPPGPSESEEEESDDLQHHHHHHHHHHHHHHHHHKRRAPTPVEADCCRWLREVDSVCVCDLLVHLPAFLAKPVHEYAVIVPDACNVTYSCPGRLRP